From Leifsonia sp. fls2-241-R2A-40a, one genomic window encodes:
- a CDS encoding PIN domain-containing protein produces MTVALDAGVLIGLLDPSDAHHETARRVFATGSTFWVHPVNLAEALVTPERVGLSLEAFEDLQRLGVTLTTLGPNEPLLLARMREKHRLRMPDACALALAVYNDIPLVTFDKKLASAASERGLLEPFPV; encoded by the coding sequence GTGACCGTCGCACTCGATGCGGGGGTGCTCATCGGGCTCCTCGATCCTTCCGATGCGCACCATGAGACCGCGCGACGAGTGTTCGCCACGGGAAGCACGTTCTGGGTTCATCCCGTGAACCTCGCGGAGGCCCTCGTCACACCCGAGCGGGTGGGCCTCAGCCTGGAGGCCTTCGAAGACCTCCAACGCCTCGGCGTCACGCTCACGACGCTCGGACCCAACGAGCCATTGCTTCTCGCGCGCATGCGTGAGAAGCACCGCCTCCGCATGCCGGACGCGTGCGCCCTTGCCCTTGCCGTCTACAACGACATCCCCCTCGTGACGTTCGACAAGAAGCTCGCGTCAGCGGCCTCCGAGCGGGGACTCCTCGAACCCTTCCCCGTCTGA
- the glnA gene encoding type I glutamate--ammonia ligase, with protein MDKQRDFVLRTIEERGVKFVRLWFTDVVGTLKSVAIAPAEVEGAFSEGLGFDGSAIEGLTRAYESDLLALPDATTFQILPWRGEVDPTARMFCDITTPDGQPAVSDPRNVLKRTLEKAADRGFTFYTHPEIEFYLLKSSQFGEEGPEPVDSAGYFDNVPGGTAHDFRRRSVRMLEDLGISVEFSHHEAGPGQNEIDLRYADALTTADNIMTFRTVIKEVAIEQGVYATFMPKPLSGHPGSGMHTHMSLFEGDTNAFFEPGAQYQLSKIGRHFIAGLLRHAPEITAVTNQFVNSYKRLWGGDEAPSFVSWGHNNRSALVRVPLYKPSKGQSSRVEYRAIDSAANPYLAFSLLLAAGLKGIEGQYDLPPEAEDNVWALSDGERRALGYSQLPASLDHAISLMEDSELVAETLGEQVFNYVLLNKRKEWAEYRAQVTPYELRNNLEIL; from the coding sequence ATGGACAAGCAGCGCGACTTCGTTCTTCGCACGATCGAGGAGCGTGGCGTCAAGTTCGTGAGGCTGTGGTTCACCGACGTCGTCGGCACCCTGAAGTCCGTCGCGATCGCCCCGGCCGAGGTCGAAGGCGCGTTCAGCGAAGGCCTCGGCTTTGACGGCTCCGCCATCGAGGGCCTCACCCGCGCGTACGAGTCCGACCTGCTGGCGCTGCCGGATGCGACGACCTTCCAGATCCTGCCGTGGCGCGGCGAGGTCGACCCGACCGCCCGCATGTTCTGCGACATCACGACGCCCGACGGGCAGCCGGCCGTCTCGGACCCCCGCAACGTCCTCAAGCGGACGCTCGAGAAGGCCGCCGACCGCGGATTCACCTTCTACACGCATCCCGAGATCGAGTTCTACCTGCTGAAGTCGTCGCAGTTCGGTGAGGAGGGCCCCGAACCCGTCGACTCGGCCGGCTACTTCGACAACGTCCCCGGCGGCACCGCGCACGACTTCCGGCGCCGCTCTGTGCGAATGCTCGAAGACCTCGGAATCTCGGTCGAGTTCAGCCACCACGAGGCCGGTCCCGGCCAGAACGAGATCGACCTGCGCTACGCGGACGCGCTCACCACCGCCGACAACATCATGACGTTCCGCACGGTCATCAAGGAGGTGGCCATCGAGCAGGGCGTGTACGCGACCTTCATGCCCAAGCCGCTCTCCGGCCACCCGGGTTCCGGCATGCACACCCACATGTCGCTGTTCGAGGGCGACACCAACGCCTTCTTCGAGCCCGGTGCGCAGTACCAGCTCTCCAAGATCGGCCGGCATTTCATCGCCGGGCTGCTCCGTCACGCGCCGGAGATCACGGCCGTCACGAATCAGTTCGTCAACTCGTACAAGCGCCTGTGGGGCGGCGACGAGGCGCCCAGCTTCGTCAGCTGGGGCCACAACAACCGTTCGGCGCTCGTTCGCGTCCCGCTGTACAAGCCGAGCAAGGGCCAGAGCTCGCGCGTCGAGTACCGCGCCATCGACTCGGCGGCGAACCCGTACCTCGCGTTCTCGCTGCTGCTGGCCGCCGGCCTCAAGGGCATCGAGGGCCAGTACGACCTCCCGCCAGAGGCGGAGGACAACGTGTGGGCCCTGTCCGATGGCGAGCGCCGGGCGCTCGGCTACAGTCAGCTGCCGGCCAGCCTCGATCACGCCATCTCGCTGATGGAGGACTCGGAGCTCGTCGCCGAGACGCTGGGCGAGCAGGTCTTCAACTACGTCCTGCTCAACAAGCGCAAGGAGTGGGCCGAGTATCGCGCGCAGGTCACCCCGTACGAGCTGCGCAACAACCTCGAGATCCTCTGA
- a CDS encoding bifunctional [glutamine synthetase] adenylyltransferase/[glutamine synthetase]-adenylyl-L-tyrosine phosphorylase: MTRQQLSLTALARAGFVGLSSVRAELDEVADLTGLPLDTLLTALSAAADPDTALAFALRLLRQAPEQASEAFRPEEHARRLFRVIGASEGIAEFFLRQPAQLDALVDPVTSLPSAAELRADLLAAVGASDGVVGDGDESAWTALRIHYRRRLVQLASFDLEQADPVAGFDAVAATLSDLAAAALEASLAVARRMTIGTGPGRFPEELVRATRFAVIGMGKAGARELNYVSDVDVIFVTEGDPEAGLEPGRAVDIATRLAMLTMRGIHEPAIEPGLWEVDPNLRPEGKDGALVRTLESHLAYYDRWAKGWEFQAQLKARPLAGDLDLGERYVAALAPKVWSSASRENFVESVQRMRQRVTDNIPDDEVHYQVKLGPGGLRDVEFTVQLLQLVHGQTDDRVRQRDTLSALEALAAQGYIGREESATFSHDYRSLRLMEHRLQLRRLTRTHLMPRDEADVRILARATGLAPSADQLMVQWNAIKHRVRGLHERLFYRPLLSAVAATSADDARLAGGAGLTSGQAEARLAAIGFRDPRGALAHIGALTSGVSRRAAIQRHLLPVMLQWFAGGPDPDYGLLTFRRLSEELGSTHWYLRMLRDSTGAAERLTRVLSGSRFAGELLGRIPESAAWLEAEDELRPRAAALLREETAAILARHASVDTAAAALRAMRRREVLRLALSGILGFATIEELARGLTDVTENIIAGVLQAIRTARGDSEQFEFAVIGMGRFGGRELGFGSDADVMYVFRPLTADQETANRAALAIVSELNRLTEDNRLPLDLDIGLRPEGKNGPPVRSLESYRAYYRRWSLTWEAQALLRARGVAGDESLLSDFAELADEVRYPESIGEQEIREVKRIKARVENERLPQGADPSRHLKLGRGSLSDVEWFVQLIQLEHAAAVPDLRTPSTLDALAAAAGNGFVSDEDAARLRDAWVFASRTRSAMTLWSDKTADVLPSDRVALDGVARLMEYPPGSASRLEEDYLAVTRRARQVFERSFYGVQQRPAPTG, encoded by the coding sequence GTGACGCGACAGCAGCTCTCCCTCACCGCCCTGGCGCGCGCCGGGTTCGTGGGGCTGAGCTCTGTCCGCGCCGAGCTGGATGAAGTGGCCGACCTGACCGGGTTGCCCCTCGACACCCTCCTCACCGCGCTGTCGGCCGCCGCCGATCCGGATACGGCGCTCGCGTTCGCCCTGCGGCTGCTGCGCCAGGCGCCCGAACAGGCGTCGGAGGCCTTCCGTCCGGAAGAGCACGCCCGGCGCCTCTTCCGGGTGATCGGTGCGTCGGAGGGCATCGCGGAGTTCTTCCTCCGGCAGCCGGCACAGCTCGACGCCCTCGTGGATCCTGTCACGTCCCTTCCCTCCGCCGCTGAGCTGCGCGCCGACCTGCTCGCTGCGGTCGGGGCGAGCGACGGCGTCGTCGGCGACGGCGACGAGAGCGCTTGGACCGCGCTGCGGATCCACTACCGCCGCCGCCTGGTGCAGCTGGCGAGCTTCGACCTGGAGCAGGCCGACCCGGTCGCCGGCTTCGATGCCGTCGCGGCCACCCTGTCCGACCTCGCCGCCGCAGCGCTGGAGGCCTCCCTCGCCGTCGCGCGCCGAATGACCATCGGAACCGGTCCGGGCCGCTTCCCGGAGGAGCTCGTCCGCGCGACGCGGTTCGCCGTGATTGGGATGGGCAAGGCCGGCGCACGAGAGCTCAATTACGTCAGCGACGTCGACGTGATCTTCGTCACCGAGGGCGACCCGGAGGCGGGACTCGAGCCCGGTCGCGCGGTCGACATCGCGACGCGGCTCGCGATGCTGACGATGCGCGGCATCCACGAGCCCGCCATCGAGCCGGGCCTCTGGGAGGTCGACCCGAACCTGCGCCCCGAGGGCAAGGACGGCGCGCTCGTCCGGACGCTGGAATCGCACCTCGCCTACTACGACCGCTGGGCGAAGGGGTGGGAGTTCCAGGCGCAGCTCAAGGCGCGTCCGCTCGCGGGCGATCTGGACCTCGGCGAGCGGTACGTCGCCGCGCTTGCACCGAAGGTGTGGAGCAGCGCGTCCCGCGAGAACTTCGTCGAGTCGGTGCAGCGGATGCGCCAGCGCGTCACCGACAACATCCCCGACGACGAAGTGCACTACCAGGTGAAGCTCGGCCCGGGCGGTCTGCGCGATGTCGAGTTCACCGTCCAGCTTCTGCAGCTGGTCCACGGCCAGACCGATGACCGGGTGCGCCAGCGCGACACGCTCTCGGCCCTGGAGGCGCTGGCCGCCCAGGGCTACATCGGGCGGGAGGAGTCGGCGACGTTCTCGCACGACTACCGGTCGCTGCGGCTGATGGAGCACCGCCTCCAGCTGCGCCGGCTGACCCGCACCCACCTGATGCCGCGTGATGAAGCCGACGTGCGCATCCTCGCCCGCGCCACCGGCCTCGCCCCCAGCGCGGATCAGCTGATGGTGCAGTGGAACGCGATCAAGCACCGGGTGCGCGGTCTCCACGAGCGCCTGTTCTACCGTCCGCTGTTGAGCGCCGTCGCTGCGACCTCCGCGGACGACGCGCGGCTGGCCGGCGGAGCGGGCCTCACCAGCGGACAGGCCGAGGCGCGCCTGGCCGCGATCGGCTTCCGCGACCCGCGCGGCGCGCTCGCGCACATCGGGGCGCTCACCTCGGGCGTGTCCCGCCGGGCCGCCATCCAGCGGCACCTGCTTCCCGTGATGCTGCAGTGGTTCGCCGGAGGCCCGGACCCGGACTACGGCCTGCTGACCTTCCGCCGCCTCAGCGAAGAGCTCGGCTCGACGCACTGGTACCTGAGGATGCTGCGCGACTCCACCGGAGCCGCCGAGCGGCTGACCCGGGTGCTGTCGGGCTCACGTTTCGCGGGGGAGCTGCTCGGGCGCATCCCCGAGTCGGCGGCGTGGCTGGAGGCGGAGGACGAGCTGCGCCCGCGCGCCGCCGCCCTGCTGCGTGAGGAGACCGCAGCGATCCTGGCTCGTCACGCCTCGGTGGACACCGCCGCCGCGGCCCTCCGCGCCATGCGCCGGCGGGAGGTCCTGCGGCTGGCGCTGTCCGGCATCCTGGGCTTCGCGACGATCGAGGAGCTCGCCCGCGGCCTCACGGATGTCACCGAGAACATCATCGCGGGCGTGCTGCAGGCGATCCGCACCGCCCGCGGCGACAGCGAGCAGTTCGAGTTCGCGGTGATCGGGATGGGCCGGTTCGGCGGACGGGAGCTCGGGTTCGGATCGGACGCCGACGTGATGTACGTGTTCCGTCCGCTGACGGCCGACCAGGAGACCGCGAACCGCGCGGCTCTCGCGATCGTCTCCGAACTGAACCGGCTGACGGAGGACAACCGCCTCCCGCTCGACCTGGACATCGGACTGCGGCCCGAGGGCAAGAACGGGCCGCCCGTCCGGTCGCTCGAGTCGTACCGCGCCTATTACCGGCGCTGGTCGCTGACCTGGGAGGCGCAGGCCCTGCTGCGCGCTCGCGGTGTCGCCGGCGACGAATCCCTCCTCTCCGATTTCGCCGAGCTCGCCGACGAGGTGCGCTACCCGGAGAGCATCGGCGAGCAGGAGATCCGCGAGGTGAAGCGCATCAAGGCGCGCGTCGAGAACGAGCGTCTCCCGCAGGGCGCCGATCCGTCTCGCCACCTGAAGCTGGGCCGCGGCTCCCTGAGCGACGTGGAGTGGTTCGTCCAGCTCATCCAGCTGGAGCATGCGGCCGCCGTCCCCGACCTGCGGACACCCTCCACCCTGGATGCGCTGGCCGCGGCCGCCGGCAACGGCTTCGTCTCCGACGAGGACGCCGCGCGCCTCCGGGACGCGTGGGTCTTCGCCTCCCGCACCCGTTCCGCGATGACGCTCTGGTCGGACAAGACGGCCGACGTGCTCCCGTCCGACCGCGTCGCGCTCGACGGTGTGGCGCGCCTGATGGAGTACCCGCCCGGCTCCGCGAGTCGCCTCGAGGAGGACTACCTCGCGGTGACCCGCCGCGCCCGTCAGGTCTTCGAGCGCTCCTTCTACGGCGTCCAGCAGCGCCCGGCGCCGACGGGCTGA
- a CDS encoding acyltransferase, with translation MSNPQSTRYASLDGLRGVASLVVLGYHALLVVPAISALYIDKVDPSAFSPEWWLFKTPFRLLFAGHEAVLVFFVLSGFVLTLPFLSRPPTRRSTLAYYGRRIVRLYVPVWASLVLALALALAVPRNPAMGGWMGTHHAPTVSSTWHDPVLLFGTSNLNSPLWSLTWEVWFSLLMPVMFLLIRFTRAARWWWAAIPLLMLVSAAARFDVIRRALPDAGLTADLLQYLPVFGIGMLLAVNRNRLAAAAGRIRTWWPIVAGALLLTISPTLIAPNGYGVGQAFAYLLSLTGVAGIVVLAFASPVRRPLEARPVQWAGTRSFSIYLVHEPILVATALLVGANGWWWLLTAAAVIPIILLTAEVFHRFVERPSITLSRAVGRAIEGRRATAPVPAAVQNGGSVSAGP, from the coding sequence GTGAGCAATCCTCAATCTACTCGTTACGCCTCACTGGACGGCCTCCGCGGCGTCGCCTCCCTGGTCGTCCTCGGGTACCACGCACTGCTGGTGGTTCCCGCGATCTCCGCCCTCTACATCGACAAAGTGGACCCGAGCGCCTTCAGTCCCGAATGGTGGCTCTTCAAGACGCCATTCCGTCTGCTGTTCGCCGGGCATGAGGCGGTTCTCGTGTTCTTCGTGCTGTCCGGCTTCGTCCTGACCCTGCCCTTCCTGAGCCGACCGCCGACGCGCCGGAGCACGCTCGCCTACTACGGGCGCCGCATCGTTCGTCTGTACGTGCCTGTATGGGCATCCCTCGTCCTCGCTCTCGCACTGGCGCTGGCGGTTCCGCGCAACCCGGCCATGGGCGGGTGGATGGGCACCCACCACGCGCCGACCGTGTCCAGTACCTGGCACGATCCGGTGCTGCTCTTCGGCACCTCGAACCTGAACAGCCCCCTGTGGTCCCTCACCTGGGAAGTGTGGTTCTCGCTTCTGATGCCGGTCATGTTCCTTCTGATCCGGTTCACGCGAGCGGCGCGCTGGTGGTGGGCCGCCATCCCGTTGCTCATGCTGGTGTCGGCGGCGGCGCGGTTCGACGTGATCCGCCGCGCCCTTCCGGACGCGGGGCTCACCGCCGACCTGCTGCAGTACCTTCCCGTCTTCGGGATCGGGATGCTGCTCGCCGTCAACCGCAACCGGCTCGCGGCGGCGGCCGGCCGGATCCGCACCTGGTGGCCGATCGTCGCCGGCGCGCTGCTGCTCACCATCAGCCCCACCCTGATCGCCCCGAACGGCTACGGCGTGGGGCAGGCGTTCGCCTACCTGCTCAGCCTCACGGGCGTCGCCGGCATCGTGGTCCTGGCGTTCGCCTCTCCGGTCCGTCGGCCGCTCGAGGCGCGACCGGTGCAGTGGGCGGGAACGCGCTCCTTCAGCATCTACCTCGTCCACGAGCCGATCCTGGTGGCGACCGCACTGCTCGTCGGCGCGAACGGATGGTGGTGGCTGCTGACCGCCGCGGCCGTGATCCCGATCATCCTGCTCACCGCGGAGGTGTTCCACCGCTTCGTCGAGCGGCCGTCGATCACGCTGTCCCGTGCCGTCGGCCGGGCGATCGAAGGCAGGCGCGCGACGGCGCCGGTTCCCGCCGCGGTCCAGAACGGCGGTTCCGTGAGCGCCGGTCCCTGA
- a CDS encoding RNA polymerase sigma factor, whose amino-acid sequence MNGIPARVDAVWRIDGARVVATLAKLTGDVGLAEDLAQEALVEALRQWPRDGVPNNPGGWLTAVAKRRAIDHWRRRERLDDRYRAIATTLNESAEDAWEPIDDDVLRLVFTACHPALSREGQVALTLRVVAGLSTAEIARLYFVPVATVQQRIVRAKKTIAEARIPFATPEPSEWKPRLAGVLSVVYLVFTEGYTATSGPEWMRTELANEALRLGRMVAALLPREPEAHGLVALMELQAARFAARTAPDGTPVLLSDQDRTRWDHSQIMRGRASLARADELGRGRGPYALQAAIAECHAVAPSTEETDWDRIVVLYEALGRIAPNPVVELNRAAAVSMATGPASALRIVDALAADGPLRGSHLLPSVRGELLAQLGRTDEAVSELTTAARLAGNEREREVLLAKAARLRAPRA is encoded by the coding sequence ATGAACGGGATCCCGGCGCGGGTCGACGCCGTCTGGCGCATCGACGGGGCGCGTGTCGTGGCGACGCTCGCCAAGCTGACCGGCGACGTCGGCCTCGCCGAGGATCTCGCTCAGGAGGCGCTGGTCGAGGCGCTGCGCCAGTGGCCGCGGGATGGAGTGCCCAACAACCCGGGCGGCTGGCTGACCGCGGTGGCCAAGCGGCGCGCGATCGACCACTGGCGTCGGCGTGAACGTCTCGACGATCGCTACCGTGCCATCGCCACGACGCTGAACGAGTCGGCCGAGGACGCGTGGGAGCCGATCGACGACGACGTGCTGCGGCTGGTCTTCACCGCGTGCCACCCCGCCCTGTCCCGGGAAGGTCAGGTCGCCCTGACGCTGCGCGTCGTCGCCGGGCTCAGCACCGCCGAGATCGCCCGGCTGTACTTCGTCCCGGTGGCCACCGTGCAGCAGCGCATCGTCCGGGCCAAGAAGACGATCGCCGAGGCGCGCATCCCCTTCGCCACTCCGGAGCCGTCCGAGTGGAAGCCGCGCCTCGCCGGTGTGCTCAGCGTGGTGTACCTGGTCTTCACCGAGGGCTACACGGCGACCAGCGGACCCGAGTGGATGCGCACCGAGCTCGCGAACGAAGCCCTGCGGCTGGGTCGCATGGTCGCCGCGCTGCTCCCGCGCGAGCCGGAGGCGCACGGACTGGTCGCCCTGATGGAGCTGCAGGCGGCCCGCTTCGCGGCGCGAACGGCTCCGGATGGGACGCCGGTGCTCCTGTCGGACCAGGACCGGACGCGCTGGGACCATTCGCAGATCATGCGGGGGCGCGCCTCCCTGGCCCGGGCGGACGAGCTCGGACGGGGACGCGGCCCCTACGCACTGCAAGCCGCGATCGCCGAATGCCACGCGGTCGCCCCGAGCACTGAGGAGACGGACTGGGATCGCATCGTCGTCCTGTACGAGGCGCTCGGCCGGATCGCACCCAACCCGGTCGTCGAACTGAACCGCGCGGCCGCCGTGTCGATGGCGACCGGACCCGCCAGCGCCCTGCGGATCGTCGACGCCCTCGCGGCCGACGGACCGTTGCGCGGGTCGCACCTGCTTCCGAGCGTCCGCGGCGAACTGCTCGCGCAGCTGGGCCGCACCGACGAGGCGGTGTCCGAGCTCACCACCGCCGCCCGGCTCGCCGGCAACGAGCGGGAGCGGGAGGTGCTGCTCGCGAAGGCGGCCCGCCTGCGCGCGCCGCGAGCGTGA
- a CDS encoding YciI family protein, whose translation MKYMLIMRSNDAAKEAYEEMDFNEVITKMGQYNEQLINAGVLLSGDGLADDVATTGFVVDFSTTPPAITDGPYGETHELFNGFWILEVSSKEEAAEWASRCPLGPGSKLEVRRVTDESDFAAFADNEYIQKEAEWRAAAEKA comes from the coding sequence ATGAAGTACATGCTGATCATGCGCTCGAACGACGCGGCCAAGGAGGCCTATGAGGAGATGGACTTCAACGAAGTCATCACCAAGATGGGCCAGTACAACGAGCAGTTGATCAACGCCGGCGTCCTGCTGTCGGGTGACGGCCTCGCGGACGACGTCGCGACCACGGGTTTCGTCGTGGACTTCTCGACCACTCCCCCCGCCATCACCGACGGCCCCTACGGGGAGACGCACGAACTCTTCAACGGCTTCTGGATCCTGGAGGTCAGCTCCAAGGAGGAAGCGGCCGAGTGGGCCAGCCGCTGCCCCCTCGGCCCGGGCTCGAAGCTCGAGGTCCGCCGGGTGACCGACGAGAGCGACTTCGCCGCGTTCGCCGACAACGAGTACATCCAGAAGGAAGCCGAGTGGCGGGCCGCGGCTGAGAAGGCCTGA
- the glnA gene encoding type I glutamate--ammonia ligase, giving the protein MFRDSSEVLKFIKDTDVKFLDIRFTDLPGVQQHFNIPASTVDEEFFSVGQLFDGSSIRGFASIHESDMQLIPDVSTAYIDPFRAERTLIMVFDIYNPRNGEIYSKDPRQVAKKAEKYLASTGIADTAFFAPEAEFYIFDDVRYEVKQNSSFYSVDSEEGAWNSGRVEEGGNLANKTPYKGGYFPVSPVDKQADLRDDISLKLIDAGLILERAHHEVGTGGQAEINYRFDTMVHAADDILKFKYIVKNTANEWGKTATFMPKPLFGDNGSGMHTHQSLWNDGKPLFYDEAGYGGLSDIARWYIGGLLKHAPAVLAFTNPTVNSFHRLVPGFEAPVNLVYSAGNRSASIRIPITGSNPKAKRIEFRAPDASGNPYLAFAAQLMAGLDGIKNRIEPHEPVDKDLYELPPEEAKNIPQVPASLGEALDALEADHDFLTAGGVFTPELIETWIEYKREKEIKPLAQRPHPFEYELYYGV; this is encoded by the coding sequence ATGTTCCGTGATTCTTCCGAGGTGCTCAAGTTCATCAAGGACACCGACGTCAAGTTCCTTGATATCCGCTTCACCGACCTTCCCGGTGTGCAGCAGCACTTCAACATCCCCGCCTCGACCGTCGACGAGGAGTTCTTCTCCGTCGGTCAGCTGTTCGACGGTTCGTCGATCCGCGGCTTCGCGTCGATCCACGAGTCGGACATGCAGCTCATCCCGGATGTGTCGACCGCGTACATCGACCCGTTCCGCGCCGAGCGCACGCTGATCATGGTGTTCGACATCTACAACCCGCGCAACGGCGAGATCTACTCGAAGGACCCGCGCCAGGTCGCCAAGAAGGCGGAGAAGTACCTGGCCTCCACCGGCATCGCGGACACGGCGTTCTTCGCCCCCGAGGCGGAGTTCTACATCTTCGACGACGTGCGCTACGAGGTGAAGCAGAATTCGAGCTTCTACTCCGTGGACTCCGAAGAGGGAGCCTGGAACTCGGGCCGCGTCGAAGAGGGCGGCAACCTGGCGAACAAGACCCCGTACAAGGGCGGCTACTTCCCGGTGAGCCCGGTCGACAAGCAGGCCGACCTGCGCGACGACATCTCGCTCAAGCTGATCGACGCCGGCCTCATCCTGGAGCGCGCACACCACGAGGTGGGCACCGGCGGCCAGGCGGAGATCAACTACCGCTTCGACACGATGGTCCACGCGGCGGACGACATCCTCAAGTTCAAGTACATCGTGAAGAACACGGCGAACGAGTGGGGCAAGACGGCCACGTTCATGCCGAAGCCGCTCTTCGGCGACAACGGCTCGGGCATGCACACCCACCAGTCGCTGTGGAACGACGGCAAGCCGCTGTTCTACGACGAGGCCGGCTACGGCGGCCTGTCCGACATCGCGCGCTGGTACATCGGCGGCCTGCTCAAGCACGCGCCGGCCGTCCTGGCCTTCACGAACCCGACGGTGAACTCGTTCCACCGCCTGGTCCCCGGCTTCGAGGCCCCGGTCAACCTGGTCTACTCGGCCGGAAACCGCTCGGCGTCCATCCGCATCCCGATCACGGGCTCCAACCCGAAGGCGAAGCGCATCGAGTTCCGCGCGCCTGACGCCTCCGGCAACCCGTACCTCGCGTTCGCTGCGCAGCTCATGGCGGGCCTCGACGGCATCAAGAACCGCATCGAGCCGCACGAGCCGGTCGACAAGGACCTCTACGAGCTGCCGCCCGAGGAGGCCAAGAACATCCCCCAGGTGCCGGCGTCGCTCGGCGAGGCGCTCGACGCGCTCGAGGCCGACCACGACTTCCTCACCGCAGGCGGCGTGTTCACCCCGGAGCTCATCGAGACCTGGATCGAGTACAAGCGCGAGAAGGAGATCAAGCCGCTCGCGCAGCGTCCGCACCCCTTCGAGTACGAGCTGTACTACGGGGTCTGA
- a CDS encoding RDD family protein — protein MPQNPTNRPGDLAPSRYPGERLGLPEAGPRSVGRVGRRIAAIAIDWALASLLSFAFFRYDSWATILIFAVLQIVFIPTIGGSLGHRAVGMRVVAVRGGWVGVWRPIVRTLLLCVVIPALVWDSDQRGFHDKIAGTVLIRA, from the coding sequence GTGCCGCAGAACCCCACGAACCGCCCCGGCGACCTCGCCCCCAGCCGCTACCCGGGCGAGCGTCTCGGGCTCCCCGAGGCCGGCCCGCGCTCGGTCGGGCGCGTCGGTCGCCGCATCGCCGCGATCGCGATCGACTGGGCCCTCGCATCCCTGCTGTCGTTCGCCTTCTTCCGCTACGACTCGTGGGCGACCATCCTCATTTTCGCCGTGCTGCAGATCGTCTTCATCCCGACCATCGGTGGCAGCCTCGGCCACCGGGCAGTGGGGATGCGCGTGGTCGCGGTGCGCGGCGGCTGGGTCGGGGTGTGGCGTCCGATCGTCCGCACGCTGCTGCTGTGCGTCGTCATCCCGGCGCTCGTCTGGGACTCCGACCAGCGGGGCTTCCACGACAAGATCGCCGGAACCGTCCTCATCCGCGCCTGA
- a CDS encoding DUF4191 domain-containing protein: MAKDKSTKEPGRLKQMWQVFQMTRRYDDRAVLYIVLGAVLPILIGVLLAVFLSGGNIFTMVLWIVAGVLAGVLLALIILGRRAERAAYSQIEGQPGAVGAVLRSSLKRSWRGSEMPVAVNGKTQDAVYRATGRGGVVLISEGPATRTKRMVDEERRKVNRVLPNVPVTIITVGPDANSVPLHKVPRTLAKIKPTLTKAEVLAISNRLQSMENQMPIPKGIDPMKVRAQRAR; encoded by the coding sequence ATGGCAAAGGACAAGTCCACCAAGGAGCCCGGCCGTCTGAAGCAGATGTGGCAGGTCTTCCAGATGACCCGTCGCTACGACGACCGCGCGGTGCTGTACATCGTGCTCGGGGCTGTCCTCCCGATCCTTATCGGCGTGCTTCTGGCGGTGTTCCTGTCCGGCGGGAACATCTTCACGATGGTGCTGTGGATCGTCGCGGGAGTGCTCGCGGGCGTCCTGCTCGCGCTGATCATCCTCGGCCGGCGCGCCGAGCGTGCCGCCTACTCGCAGATCGAGGGCCAGCCGGGTGCCGTCGGCGCCGTGCTGCGCTCGTCCCTGAAGCGCAGCTGGCGCGGCTCCGAGATGCCGGTGGCCGTCAACGGCAAGACGCAGGATGCGGTGTACCGGGCGACCGGCCGCGGCGGCGTCGTGCTGATCAGCGAGGGTCCGGCCACCCGCACCAAGCGGATGGTGGACGAGGAACGCCGCAAGGTCAACCGCGTGCTGCCGAACGTCCCCGTCACGATCATCACCGTCGGGCCGGATGCGAACTCGGTTCCGCTCCACAAGGTCCCGCGCACTCTGGCGAAGATCAAGCCGACCCTCACCAAGGCCGAGGTCCTGGCGATCAGCAACCGTCTCCAGTCGATGGAGAACCAGATGCCGATCCCGAAGGGCATCGACCCGATGAAGGTCCGCGCACAGCGCGCTCGCTAA